Proteins encoded together in one Bacteroides ovatus window:
- a CDS encoding CapA family protein codes for MLISFSRINRIIGSIGLLLLTACQHPSEECLSIAFTGDVLLDRGVRQQIQRGGVEDLFASVAPLFHQMDATVINLECPVTSVRSPLHKKYIFHAEPRWMEELVKAGISHAALANNHTMDQGRSGLTDTYQHLLSAGITPIGYGNTSSESCQPVVIKKGKIKVALFNSVTLPLENWVYLENDPGICQQTTEEIEEEIKNFKQENPESYVVVILHWGIEYQSSPTMNQRKGAHRLVRAGADAIIGHHPHVIQKEEYFNGKPIFYSLGNFVFDQRKPETSQSQIVQLNFTSTACKVKAHPVTIHQCKPEIQ; via the coding sequence ATGCTAATATCCTTTTCCCGAATTAACCGGATTATAGGTAGTATAGGTCTGTTACTGCTTACTGCCTGCCAGCACCCGTCAGAAGAATGTCTCTCTATCGCTTTCACCGGAGATGTTCTTCTGGACAGAGGGGTACGCCAACAGATTCAACGGGGAGGTGTCGAAGATTTATTTGCGTCAGTAGCTCCTCTCTTTCATCAAATGGACGCTACGGTAATCAATCTGGAATGTCCCGTCACTTCCGTTCGTTCGCCGCTACACAAGAAATATATTTTTCACGCGGAACCGAGATGGATGGAAGAATTGGTTAAAGCCGGCATCAGTCATGCGGCTTTAGCGAATAATCATACTATGGATCAGGGACGAAGCGGATTGACAGATACTTATCAGCATCTCTTATCGGCAGGAATCACTCCGATAGGATATGGTAATACTTCTTCCGAGAGTTGCCAACCCGTAGTGATAAAGAAAGGAAAAATTAAAGTAGCACTCTTCAATTCAGTTACACTTCCTTTGGAGAATTGGGTATATTTAGAAAATGATCCCGGTATTTGCCAGCAAACCACGGAAGAAATAGAAGAGGAAATTAAGAACTTCAAGCAAGAGAATCCCGAAAGTTATGTGGTCGTTATTCTCCATTGGGGAATCGAGTACCAATCCTCTCCTACTATGAACCAAAGAAAGGGAGCACACCGACTCGTTCGTGCAGGTGCGGATGCTATCATCGGACATCATCCGCACGTCATTCAGAAAGAGGAATATTTCAATGGTAAGCCCATCTTTTATAGTCTGGGCAACTTTGTATTCGACCAACGAAAACCGGAAACATCACAAAGCCAGATTGTGCAACTCAATTTTACATCTACGGCATGCAAAGTTAAAGCACATCCCGTAACGATCCATCAATGCAAACCGGAAATCCAATAA
- a CDS encoding TrkH family potassium uptake protein: MKIYHKFLLYQNKLLKPYVRILLGLVEALTYLASLLLIVGVVYEHGFPLSIDEVANLQTLYKTVWIIFLIDVTLHISLEYRNTKKQYRRLAWILSGLLYLTLVPVIFHRPEEEGAILHIWEFLHGKFYHLLLLLVLSFLNLSNGLVRLLGRRTNPSLILAVSFMAIILIGAGLLMLPRCTVNGITWVDSLFTATSAVCVTGLVPVDVSTTFTTSGLVVIILLIQIGGLGVMTLTSFFAMFFMGNTSIYNQLVVRDMVSSNSLGSLLSTLLYILGFTLVIEGIGMVSIWFSIHGTLGMTLEGELGFAAFHSISAFCNAGFSTLSGNLGNPMVMTNHNWLFITVSLLIIFGGIGFPILVNFKDIVLYHLRRFWKLIRTRKLDRHKMQHLYNLNTKIVLIMTFLLLLIGTLAIAAFEWNASFAGMPVADKWTQAFFNATCPRTAGFSSVDLASLSVQTLLVYLFLMWVGGGSQSTAGGVKVNAFAVVVLNLVAVLRGTERVEVFGRELSYDSIRRSNATVVMSLGVLFIFIFTLSILEPGVSIMALTFECVSALSTVGSSLNLTPHLCDASKLLVSLLMFIGRVGLITLMLGIVKQKKNTKYRYPSDNIIIN; encoded by the coding sequence ATGAAGATTTATCATAAGTTTTTATTGTATCAGAATAAACTGCTAAAACCCTATGTACGTATCTTGTTAGGGCTGGTAGAAGCACTCACCTATCTGGCGTCATTATTATTGATTGTCGGAGTAGTATATGAACATGGCTTTCCCTTGTCTATTGATGAAGTGGCGAATTTACAGACATTGTATAAAACTGTCTGGATCATCTTTCTGATTGATGTAACTTTACATATCTCGCTGGAATACCGGAATACCAAAAAGCAATACCGGCGATTAGCCTGGATCTTGAGTGGGTTGTTATATCTCACTTTAGTACCTGTTATATTCCATCGTCCGGAAGAAGAAGGAGCTATTTTGCATATTTGGGAATTCTTACATGGGAAGTTTTATCATCTTTTGTTATTGTTAGTTCTTTCTTTCCTCAACTTGTCCAATGGTCTGGTGCGCCTGTTGGGACGGCGTACCAATCCGTCTCTGATATTGGCAGTCAGTTTTATGGCTATTATCCTGATTGGAGCAGGCCTACTGATGCTTCCGCGTTGCACGGTGAATGGTATTACCTGGGTAGACTCTTTATTTACGGCTACCAGTGCTGTATGTGTTACAGGCTTGGTACCGGTAGACGTGTCCACTACATTCACCACTTCGGGATTAGTTGTCATTATCCTGCTGATTCAGATTGGCGGATTGGGAGTGATGACATTAACCAGTTTCTTCGCCATGTTCTTTATGGGGAATACTTCCATTTATAACCAGCTTGTTGTGCGTGATATGGTTAGTTCCAATTCATTAGGTTCTTTGCTGTCTACTTTGTTATATATATTAGGCTTCACCTTAGTGATTGAAGGGATCGGCATGGTTTCGATTTGGTTTAGTATTCACGGAACGTTGGGAATGACCCTGGAAGGAGAGTTGGGTTTTGCTGCTTTCCATTCTATTTCAGCTTTTTGTAATGCGGGTTTTTCTACGCTTTCCGGCAATTTAGGAAATCCGATGGTGATGACTAACCACAATTGGCTGTTTATTACTGTTTCTCTATTGATTATATTTGGTGGTATCGGTTTCCCCATCCTTGTCAATTTCAAGGATATTGTATTGTATCACCTCCGTCGTTTCTGGAAATTGATTCGTACCCGCAAACTGGATCGGCATAAAATGCAGCACCTCTATAACCTGAATACGAAAATCGTGTTAATCATGACTTTTTTGCTTTTATTAATCGGTACATTAGCTATTGCTGCTTTTGAGTGGAATGCTTCCTTTGCCGGTATGCCTGTGGCAGACAAATGGACTCAAGCTTTCTTTAATGCCACTTGTCCGCGAACAGCCGGTTTCAGCAGTGTCGACCTGGCATCATTGAGTGTGCAGACATTATTGGTTTATCTCTTCCTGATGTGGGTGGGCGGTGGATCACAGTCCACGGCAGGTGGTGTGAAAGTGAATGCTTTTGCGGTCGTAGTTCTGAATCTTGTAGCCGTATTGCGTGGCACTGAACGAGTGGAAGTGTTCGGCAGAGAATTGTCTTACGATTCAATCCGGCGTTCCAATGCAACAGTAGTCATGTCATTGGGAGTCTTATTCATTTTTATTTTTACATTGAGCATACTCGAACCGGGTGTTTCCATTATGGCATTGACTTTCGAATGTGTCTCTGCGCTTAGTACCGTGGGTTCCAGTCTGAATCTGACCCCTCATTTGTGCGACGCGAGCAAACTATTGGTGTCTTTGTTGATGTTTATTGGTCGTGTGGGGTTAATAACATTGATGCTAGGAATCGTCAAACAGAAAAAGAATACAAAATACCGTTATCCGAGTGATAACATCATAATAAACTAA
- a CDS encoding potassium channel family protein: protein MKYIIIGLGNYGHVLAEELSALGHEIIGADISESRVDSIKDKVATAFVIDATDEQSLSVLPLNSVDIVIVAIGENFGASIRVVALLKQKKVPRIFARAIDAVHKAVLEAFDLERILTPEEDAARSLVQLLDFGTNMEGFRIDQDYYVVKFTVPEKFVGYFVNELNLDEEFHLKMIGLKRANKITNCLGISLTELHVKNELPENEKVEEGDELVCYGRYRDFQTFWKAI from the coding sequence ATGAAGTATATTATTATTGGTTTAGGAAATTACGGCCATGTGTTGGCGGAAGAACTGTCCGCCTTGGGACACGAAATTATAGGTGCGGATATAAGCGAAAGTCGTGTAGACTCCATCAAAGATAAGGTTGCTACAGCTTTTGTCATTGATGCCACTGACGAACAATCATTATCAGTGTTGCCATTGAATAGTGTGGATATAGTTATTGTAGCGATTGGAGAGAATTTTGGTGCGTCGATACGAGTCGTTGCCCTGTTGAAGCAGAAAAAGGTTCCCCGTATTTTTGCCCGTGCTATTGATGCCGTACATAAAGCGGTGCTTGAAGCTTTTGATCTGGAACGAATCCTGACTCCGGAAGAAGATGCTGCCCGCAGCCTGGTACAACTGCTCGATTTCGGTACTAACATGGAAGGATTCCGCATCGATCAGGATTATTATGTTGTGAAGTTCACGGTTCCGGAGAAATTTGTAGGATATTTTGTAAATGAGTTAAACTTGGATGAAGAGTTTCATTTAAAAATGATAGGCTTGAAACGGGCGAATAAGATCACCAACTGCCTGGGTATTTCTCTGACCGAGCTTCATGTGAAGAATGAATTACCGGAGAATGAGAAAGTGGAAGAAGGAGATGAACTGGTTTGTTACGGCAGATACCGAGATTTCCAAACTTTCTGGAAAGCTATTTAA
- a CDS encoding TrpB-like pyridoxal phosphate-dependent enzyme — translation MSEKRKRYILPEEEIPHYWYNIQADMVNKPMPPLHPGTKQPLKAEDLYPIFAKELCHQELNQTDAWIEIPEEVREMYKYYRSTPLVRAYGLEKALGTPAHIYFKNESVSPIGSHKLNSALAQAYYCKEEGVTNITTETGAGQWGAALSYAAKVFGLEAAVYQVKISYEQKPYRRSIMQTFGAQVTPSPSMSTRAGKDILTKHPTYQGSLGTAISEAIELAQMTPNCKYTLGSVLSHVTLHQTIIGLEAEKQMEMAGEYPDIVIGCFGGGSNFGGISFPFMRHTIQEGKKTRFVAAEPASCPKLTRGKFQYDFGDEAGYTPLLPMFTLGHNFAPAHIHAGGLRYHGAGVIVSQLLKDNLMEAVDIQQLESFEAGCLFAQSEGIIPAPESSHAIAAAIREANKCKETGEEKVILFNLSGHGLIDMTSYDKYLAGDLVNYTLNDEDIQKNLDEIGDLAK, via the coding sequence ATGAGTGAAAAAAGAAAACGGTATATTCTACCGGAAGAAGAAATTCCACATTACTGGTACAACATTCAGGCTGATATGGTGAACAAGCCTATGCCTCCGTTGCACCCGGGAACCAAACAACCGCTGAAAGCAGAAGATTTATATCCGATTTTCGCAAAAGAGCTGTGTCATCAGGAGCTGAATCAGACGGATGCATGGATCGAAATACCGGAAGAAGTGCGTGAAATGTACAAGTACTATCGCAGCACTCCGCTGGTTCGTGCTTATGGTTTGGAAAAAGCACTCGGCACTCCGGCTCATATCTATTTTAAGAACGAGAGCGTAAGCCCTATCGGTTCACACAAGTTGAATTCCGCACTGGCACAAGCTTATTATTGCAAAGAAGAAGGGGTGACCAACATCACCACTGAAACCGGTGCCGGACAATGGGGAGCCGCTCTTTCTTACGCAGCCAAGGTTTTCGGTCTGGAAGCTGCCGTTTATCAGGTAAAAATCAGTTATGAACAAAAACCATACCGCCGCAGCATCATGCAGACTTTCGGAGCACAGGTCACTCCTTCTCCATCTATGTCTACCCGTGCCGGTAAGGATATTCTGACTAAACACCCCACTTATCAAGGTTCATTGGGAACTGCTATTTCGGAAGCTATCGAACTGGCACAAATGACTCCTAACTGTAAATATACGCTCGGTTCCGTACTTAGCCACGTGACTCTCCACCAGACTATTATCGGACTGGAAGCTGAAAAACAGATGGAAATGGCAGGCGAGTATCCGGATATCGTGATCGGTTGTTTCGGAGGTGGTTCCAACTTCGGAGGTATCTCTTTCCCATTCATGCGCCACACCATACAGGAAGGAAAAAAGACTCGTTTCGTTGCTGCCGAACCAGCTTCTTGTCCGAAACTGACACGTGGTAAGTTCCAGTATGACTTCGGTGATGAAGCCGGGTATACTCCGTTGCTGCCGATGTTTACTTTGGGGCACAATTTTGCTCCTGCTCATATCCATGCCGGTGGACTTCGTTATCACGGCGCAGGTGTAATCGTTTCACAGTTGCTCAAAGATAATCTGATGGAAGCGGTAGATATACAGCAATTGGAGTCTTTCGAAGCCGGTTGTCTGTTTGCGCAGTCTGAAGGTATTATTCCGGCTCCCGAATCCAGCCACGCTATTGCAGCGGCTATCCGCGAAGCTAACAAATGTAAGGAGACAGGAGAAGAAAAAGTGATTCTTTTCAATCTTTCGGGACATGGTCTGATTGATATGACTTCTTATGATAAGTATTTGGCCGGTGATCTGGTGAATTATACATTGAATGACGAAGATATTCAGAAGAATTTAGATGAGATAGGAGATTTAGCTAAATAA
- a CDS encoding DUF3160 domain-containing protein has translation MRRLLLLSCTLVLILCGCKNKNKNTSTALAQDTVTTATSLLTDTVLPQSIDLKQDIGRYSFQELRLLRSYPYAIHGYHFMEADINAFFSANTKWYNDLVWKLWDESEANGENKFPENYDEVKLTAEEKAFVERIDARMAEMRQQQFTQRDSYYLGNANNIVNLFQFKDIDEALLAKLQQNNFAITEGSNLQLFHAYEENDYRQVPNFITTDLYLQAFHMYFSYVLKSLEKQHIIPTLERLCLSLNATCISISRQTEDESLKDMAEYAATFYAIPYYLLTKETPNLPAKYQKAYQQEIEHINAQEDDFSEFLSYKEAYFPYSLFKPRGHYTREPQLQAYFQAMMWLQTACFCREQQEQLKQAIFQATVLSTYKDMAETPLMELYQRVYTPLTFLMGETDNLSLLDIAQILKKNKAEYTEDALTPVQIEKVNQALIELAKSKNRIKPKIEISCRDKINFMPQRYLADNEVLQELVDVTPNSKRAYPKGLDVFAAFGVNSAETLLTDFYKEPGNWNQYTGELQKLKDKFKASQPAQVSVYELWMKSLFTMQKTDKSQPGFMQTPEWGYKNLNTALASWAELKHDAILYGEQPMAAECGGAGPPDPIVVGYVEPNLPFWKKMSGILQATQLVLQQSNCLTDDLKGKTEQLQDYVSFLIQVTEKELRGEKLTEQEYRTLEYMGSSIEYFTLSVLDPDLHLDNWSLVQGPDKSIAVVADIYTRNVSGCDKNGVLHVATGNANNIYVVVEIEGNLYLTRGATFSYYEFVQPLDTRLTDEEWQKMLEEKKAPAVPEWMKKILLEKEPKVDDRVFYSSGC, from the coding sequence ATGAGACGACTATTATTACTGTCCTGTACACTAGTTCTTATTCTTTGCGGATGCAAGAACAAGAATAAAAACACCTCAACGGCATTGGCACAAGATACTGTTACGACTGCCACTTCATTATTGACCGATACTGTTCTACCTCAATCTATTGATTTGAAGCAGGATATCGGTCGTTACTCTTTTCAGGAGTTACGTTTATTACGTAGTTATCCATACGCTATACACGGTTATCATTTTATGGAAGCGGACATCAACGCTTTCTTCTCGGCCAATACGAAATGGTATAACGATCTTGTATGGAAGTTATGGGATGAATCGGAGGCAAACGGAGAGAATAAATTCCCGGAAAACTATGACGAAGTCAAACTGACGGCTGAAGAGAAGGCTTTCGTAGAACGCATCGATGCTCGCATGGCAGAAATGCGTCAGCAACAGTTTACTCAACGAGACTCTTATTATTTAGGAAATGCAAATAATATAGTCAACCTGTTCCAATTCAAAGATATAGACGAGGCATTACTAGCCAAGTTGCAACAGAACAACTTTGCCATTACAGAGGGAAGTAACTTACAGTTGTTTCATGCTTACGAAGAGAATGATTATCGCCAAGTGCCCAATTTCATCACCACTGACTTATATTTACAGGCATTTCACATGTATTTCTCTTATGTACTGAAAAGTCTGGAGAAACAACACATCATTCCTACTTTGGAAAGACTATGTCTATCACTCAACGCAACTTGCATAAGCATCTCCCGCCAGACAGAAGACGAATCTCTGAAAGATATGGCAGAATATGCCGCTACTTTCTATGCTATCCCTTATTATTTGCTGACAAAGGAAACGCCCAATCTCCCTGCTAAGTATCAAAAAGCATATCAACAGGAAATAGAACATATTAATGCACAAGAAGATGATTTCTCGGAATTTCTTTCATACAAAGAGGCATACTTCCCATACAGTCTTTTCAAACCACGCGGACATTATACCCGTGAACCCCAATTACAGGCATACTTTCAGGCTATGATGTGGCTTCAAACTGCCTGCTTTTGCAGAGAACAACAAGAACAGCTCAAACAAGCAATCTTTCAAGCTACCGTACTATCCACTTATAAGGATATGGCCGAGACACCACTAATGGAACTATACCAACGCGTCTATACACCACTTACCTTCCTGATGGGTGAGACTGATAATCTTTCTCTTCTCGATATTGCACAGATTCTGAAGAAAAATAAAGCAGAATATACTGAAGATGCATTGACTCCGGTTCAAATAGAAAAGGTGAATCAAGCGCTCATTGAACTGGCAAAAAGCAAGAACAGGATCAAACCTAAAATAGAAATCTCCTGCCGGGACAAAATCAACTTTATGCCACAAAGATATCTGGCAGATAATGAAGTTCTTCAGGAATTGGTAGACGTCACCCCAAACAGCAAACGTGCTTATCCGAAAGGATTGGATGTCTTTGCCGCTTTCGGAGTAAACTCCGCCGAGACTTTACTGACTGATTTTTACAAAGAACCGGGCAACTGGAACCAGTATACCGGAGAATTACAAAAACTGAAAGATAAATTCAAAGCTTCCCAGCCTGCGCAAGTATCTGTCTACGAATTATGGATGAAAAGTCTGTTCACCATGCAGAAAACGGATAAGAGCCAGCCGGGATTTATGCAAACACCCGAATGGGGATACAAGAACCTGAATACAGCTTTGGCATCTTGGGCTGAATTGAAGCATGACGCGATCCTTTACGGAGAACAGCCCATGGCTGCAGAATGTGGAGGTGCCGGCCCTCCTGATCCGATCGTAGTGGGATATGTAGAACCGAATCTTCCTTTCTGGAAGAAAATGTCAGGAATTCTGCAAGCCACCCAACTGGTTCTGCAACAAAGCAATTGCCTGACGGATGACTTGAAAGGAAAAACAGAGCAGTTGCAAGACTATGTCAGCTTTCTGATTCAAGTAACTGAAAAGGAACTGCGGGGAGAAAAACTGACCGAACAGGAATATCGCACTCTTGAGTATATGGGAAGTAGTATAGAATATTTCACTCTGTCTGTGCTCGATCCGGATTTACATCTGGATAACTGGTCATTAGTGCAAGGTCCGGACAAGTCGATAGCTGTAGTGGCTGATATTTATACCCGCAACGTGAGTGGATGTGATAAGAATGGAGTACTGCATGTGGCAACAGGAAATGCCAACAATATCTATGTGGTAGTAGAAATAGAGGGTAATCTCTATCTTACCCGTGGTGCCACATTTAGTTACTACGAGTTTGTCCAGCCACTGGATACCCGGCTCACGGACGAAGAGTGGCAGAAAATGCTGGAAGAAAAGAAAGCACCTGCCGTCCCGGAATGGATGAAAAAGATCCTGCTGGAGAAAGAACCGAAAGTAGATGACAGAGTTTTTTATAGTTCAGGATGCTAA